From the Pyramidobacter porci genome, the window CCGTGGAACAGAACGTCACCTTCAGCCTGAGAATGCGCGGCCAGCTGCGCGGGCATGAGGCTGAAGTCGAGGAACTGATGAAGACCGCCGGACTGTGGGACTTCCGCAAGAACTGGCCGCACCAGCTGTCCGGCGGCATGGCCCAGCGCGCCGCGTTGCTGCGCACCATGGTCAACAACCCGCAGGTCTTTCTGCTCGACGAGCCGCTCGGCGCGCTCGACGCCTTCACCCGCATGACCATGCAGGACGTGATCCTCTCCATGTGGTCACGCCACCGCCCCATGGTCGCCATGGTCACGCACGACGTGGACGAGGCCTTCTACATGGGTTCCCGCGTCATTGTCATGGCGCCGCGTCCCGGCCGCGTCCACAACGACATCAAAGTCGACCTGCCCTATCCGCGTCGCCGTACCAGCCGCGAATTCATGGACTATCGCAGGTTCGCCATGGAACAGCTGAACTTCGACAACCGCCAAGCGTAAACTAAAGAGACTTTTCTCTTCAGCATAA encodes:
- a CDS encoding ABC transporter ATP-binding protein — translated: MSENILKLERVSKSFANAGSSVTNALEDIDLEIRSSEFISVIGPSGCGKSTILRLIAGLIVPTTGKVTLNGEVIDGPAPVRGMVFQKPTLFPWLTVEQNVTFSLRMRGQLRGHEAEVEELMKTAGLWDFRKNWPHQLSGGMAQRAALLRTMVNNPQVFLLDEPLGALDAFTRMTMQDVILSMWSRHRPMVAMVTHDVDEAFYMGSRVIVMAPRPGRVHNDIKVDLPYPRRRTSREFMDYRRFAMEQLNFDNRQA